The proteins below come from a single Corynebacterium glyciniphilum AJ 3170 genomic window:
- the sufD gene encoding Fe-S cluster assembly protein SufD: MTTPVTTPATTPANSMPTKGDRFQSADPAAFPVPHGKDEDWRFTPLRRLRGLEDTSAGKAAPAARPTVTVDTGDQAGVSYTELAMDDERTGRAGLPVDRPAAEAWVNSTVADHVLVAKNTVLDAPVIVTLTGSGDDVTTYGTTVIELEAHAEAIVVLRYQGEGVHSDNLEFVVGDGARLTTVVWEDWGRTAVHLSNSHILVGRDATVRHTVATFGGDVVRSVPHVRFTGPGGDAELLGVSFADAGQYFEQRLLVDHSMPNCRSNVLYKSALQGETGRHGSEARTVWIGDVLIRPEATGTDTYETNKNLVLTEGARADAVPNLEIQTGEIVGAGHAATVGRFDDEHMFYLKSRGISDEDARRLIIRGFFTDVIRRVPVKSIRENLEDVVEQELANTVL, translated from the coding sequence ATGACCACTCCCGTAACAACTCCGGCGACCACCCCCGCCAACAGCATGCCCACCAAGGGCGACCGGTTCCAGTCCGCCGACCCGGCGGCATTCCCGGTCCCGCACGGCAAGGACGAGGACTGGCGTTTCACCCCGCTACGCCGCCTGCGCGGCCTTGAGGACACCTCGGCGGGGAAGGCAGCCCCGGCCGCCCGGCCCACCGTCACCGTGGACACCGGTGACCAGGCCGGTGTGAGCTACACCGAACTCGCCATGGACGACGAGCGCACGGGCCGCGCCGGACTGCCCGTCGACCGTCCCGCCGCTGAGGCATGGGTCAACAGCACCGTGGCCGATCACGTGCTCGTGGCGAAGAACACCGTCCTTGACGCGCCGGTCATCGTCACCCTTACCGGTTCGGGCGACGATGTGACGACCTACGGCACCACCGTTATCGAACTCGAGGCACATGCCGAGGCGATCGTCGTCCTGCGATACCAGGGCGAGGGGGTCCACTCCGACAACCTGGAGTTCGTCGTCGGCGACGGCGCCCGGCTGACCACGGTGGTGTGGGAGGACTGGGGCCGTACCGCGGTGCACCTGTCCAACTCGCATATCCTCGTCGGTCGCGACGCCACGGTGCGTCACACCGTCGCCACCTTCGGCGGCGATGTCGTGCGATCCGTCCCGCACGTCCGTTTCACCGGCCCCGGCGGGGATGCGGAACTGCTGGGTGTGTCCTTCGCCGATGCCGGACAGTACTTCGAACAGCGCCTGCTGGTCGACCACAGCATGCCGAACTGCCGCTCCAACGTGCTCTACAAGTCGGCGCTGCAGGGCGAAACCGGGCGCCACGGCTCCGAGGCCCGCACCGTATGGATCGGCGACGTGCTGATCCGTCCCGAGGCAACCGGCACGGACACCTACGAGACGAACAAGAACCTCGTGCTCACGGAGGGCGCGCGCGCCGATGCCGTGCCGAACCTGGAGATCCAGACCGGTGAGATCGTCGGTGCCGGACACGCCGCCACCGTCGGACGCTTCGACGACGAGCACATGTTCTACCTGAAGTCCCGCGGCATCTCCGACGAAGACGCCCGCCGACTGATCATCCGCGGCTTCTTCACCGATGTCATCCGCCGTGTCCCGGTCAAGAGCATCCGCGAGAACCTCGAGGACGTCGTCGAGCAGGAACTCGCCAACACCGTCCTCTGA
- the sufC gene encoding Fe-S cluster assembly ATPase SufC: MSTLEIKNLHAQVVPQDENEDPKPILHGVNLTVNSGETHAIMGPNGSGKSTLSYAIAGHPRYEITEGEVLLDGENLLDMDVSERARAGLFLAMQYPVEVPGVSMANFLRSAATAVRGEAPKLRQWVKEARTAMDELEIDPAFSERSVNEGFSGGEKKRHEILQLSLLKPKFAILDETDSGLDVDALRTVSEGINRYKEREDGGLIMITHYQRILNYVKPDFVHVFAKGRVVESGGPELAQELEEHGYERFTAKA; encoded by the coding sequence ATGAGCACTCTCGAGATCAAGAACCTCCACGCACAGGTGGTCCCCCAGGACGAGAACGAGGATCCCAAGCCGATCCTCCACGGCGTCAACCTCACCGTGAACTCCGGTGAGACGCACGCCATCATGGGCCCGAACGGCTCCGGCAAATCCACCCTGTCCTACGCGATCGCCGGCCACCCCCGGTACGAGATCACCGAAGGCGAGGTCCTCCTCGACGGCGAGAACCTGCTGGACATGGATGTCTCCGAGCGCGCACGCGCCGGACTCTTCCTCGCCATGCAGTACCCGGTGGAGGTCCCCGGCGTGTCCATGGCCAACTTCCTGCGTTCCGCGGCCACCGCCGTGCGCGGCGAGGCGCCGAAGCTGCGCCAGTGGGTCAAGGAGGCACGCACCGCCATGGACGAGCTGGAGATCGATCCGGCGTTCTCCGAGCGTTCCGTCAACGAGGGGTTCTCCGGCGGCGAGAAGAAGCGCCACGAGATCCTGCAGCTGTCGCTGCTGAAGCCGAAGTTCGCCATTCTCGACGAGACCGACTCCGGCCTCGACGTCGACGCCCTGCGCACCGTCTCTGAGGGCATCAACCGCTACAAGGAGCGTGAGGACGGTGGCCTGATCATGATCACCCACTACCAGCGCATCCTGAACTACGTGAAGCCCGACTTCGTCCATGTCTTCGCCAAGGGACGTGTCGTCGAGTCCGGTGGCCCCGAGCTCGCCCAGGAACTCGAGGAGCACGGCTACGAGCGATTCACCGCAAAGGCCTGA
- a CDS encoding cysteine desulfurase: MTPLDTAAIRADFPILSRTVRDGRPLVYLDSGATAQRPLQVLDAERTFLTEHNAPVHRGAYEIAEEATDSYESARDAVARFVGAADEEIAFTKNATEALNEVAFMLGDPRAGDLAVGPDDEIVISEIEHHANLVPWQELAQRTGATLRWYSATPDGRIDLDSLELSERTKVVALSHQSNVTGAQLDVTEAVRRARAVGALFVLDACQSVPHMAVDFHALDVDFAAFSGHKMLGPNGVGVLYGKSHLLESLPPFLTGGSMIEIVTMEKTTYAAPPQRFEAGTQMTSQVVGLGAAVEYLQKIGMDNVAAHEHGLTGYALERLSAVDGLRIIGPTENVDRGSAVSFVVDGIHPHDLGQVLDDNGVCIRVGHHCAWPAHRALGVQATARASFYLYNTEDEVDALVDAIRAAQRFFGTVAEEDQNVRQPQ, translated from the coding sequence ATGACCCCACTGGACACCGCCGCCATCAGGGCGGACTTCCCGATCCTGTCACGCACGGTACGGGACGGTCGTCCACTCGTGTACCTGGATTCCGGTGCGACCGCGCAACGGCCGCTCCAGGTCCTCGACGCCGAGCGGACCTTCCTCACGGAGCACAACGCCCCGGTCCACCGTGGTGCCTACGAGATCGCCGAGGAGGCGACCGACTCCTACGAGTCGGCACGCGATGCCGTTGCCCGGTTCGTCGGCGCCGCCGACGAGGAGATCGCGTTCACCAAGAATGCGACGGAGGCGCTCAACGAGGTCGCCTTCATGCTGGGCGACCCCCGCGCGGGCGACCTGGCGGTCGGCCCCGACGACGAGATCGTCATCTCGGAGATCGAGCACCACGCTAACCTGGTGCCGTGGCAGGAACTCGCGCAACGCACGGGTGCCACCCTGCGGTGGTACTCGGCCACCCCGGACGGGCGCATCGACCTCGACAGTCTCGAGCTTTCGGAGCGCACCAAGGTCGTCGCACTGAGCCACCAGTCCAACGTGACCGGAGCCCAGCTCGACGTCACGGAGGCCGTACGACGTGCCCGCGCCGTCGGCGCTCTCTTCGTCCTGGACGCGTGCCAGTCGGTGCCGCACATGGCGGTGGACTTCCACGCCCTGGACGTCGACTTCGCCGCATTCTCCGGGCACAAGATGCTCGGCCCCAACGGCGTCGGCGTGCTCTACGGCAAGTCACACCTGCTGGAGAGCCTGCCGCCGTTCCTCACCGGTGGCTCCATGATCGAGATCGTCACCATGGAGAAGACGACGTACGCGGCGCCGCCGCAGCGTTTCGAGGCCGGCACCCAGATGACCTCACAGGTCGTCGGTCTGGGTGCGGCCGTCGAGTACCTCCAGAAGATCGGCATGGACAACGTTGCCGCGCATGAGCACGGCCTCACCGGTTATGCCCTCGAGCGTCTGTCCGCGGTGGACGGACTGCGGATCATCGGACCGACCGAGAACGTGGACCGGGGTTCGGCGGTCAGTTTCGTCGTCGACGGAATCCACCCGCACGACCTCGGTCAGGTCCTCGACGACAACGGCGTGTGCATCCGTGTCGGCCACCACTGTGCCTGGCCGGCGCACCGGGCGCTCGGTGTCCAGGCGACGGCCCGCGCCAGCTTCTACCTGTACAACACCGAAGACGAGGTCGATGCACTGGTCGACGCCATCCGCGCCGCCCAACGGTTCTTCGGTACCGTCGCCGAGGAGGACCAGAACGTGAGGCAGCCCCAGTGA
- the sufU gene encoding Fe-S cluster assembly sulfur transfer protein SufU, with product MKLEQMYQEVILDHYKHPQYAGLRTPFNAEVHHVNTSCGDEVTLRVTLSEDLGTVTDISYDATGCSISQAATSVMAEELTGLSVPEAMAKLAEFEKMVTSRGTVEGDEDIIGDGVAFAGVSKYPARVKCALLGWKAFEAATSESTNKK from the coding sequence GTGAAACTTGAGCAGATGTACCAGGAGGTCATCCTGGACCACTACAAGCATCCACAGTATGCGGGGCTCAGGACGCCGTTCAATGCCGAAGTCCACCACGTCAACACCTCCTGCGGCGACGAGGTCACCCTCCGTGTCACCCTGTCAGAGGACCTGGGTACGGTCACCGACATCTCCTATGACGCCACAGGATGCTCGATCAGTCAGGCGGCGACATCGGTGATGGCTGAGGAGCTCACCGGGCTGAGCGTGCCCGAGGCCATGGCGAAGCTGGCGGAGTTCGAGAAAATGGTGACCTCCCGCGGCACCGTCGAGGGTGACGAAGACATTATCGGCGACGGTGTGGCCTTCGCCGGCGTGTCAAAATACCCTGCCCGAGTGAAATGCGCGCTGTTGGGCTGGAAGGCCTTCGAGGCCGCCACGAGCGAGTCAACCAACAAGAAGTAA
- a CDS encoding metal-sulfur cluster assembly factor has protein sequence MTDDTTTDTATGTAAEPSSPQMDPNPLDAVPEPPKEISQEDVMLSDQIEEAMLDVIDPELGINVVDLGLVYQVWVERTDKGTEAVINMTLTSPACPLTDMLEDQATTAVVDGIEQVSALRINWVWSPPWGPHMINADGREQLRYLGFSV, from the coding sequence ATGACTGACGACACCACTACCGACACGGCCACCGGCACCGCCGCTGAGCCGTCGTCCCCGCAGATGGACCCCAATCCACTGGACGCTGTCCCGGAGCCCCCGAAGGAGATCTCACAGGAGGATGTGATGCTCTCCGACCAGATCGAGGAGGCGATGCTCGACGTCATCGACCCTGAGCTGGGGATCAACGTCGTGGACCTCGGCCTCGTGTACCAGGTCTGGGTGGAGCGCACCGACAAGGGCACCGAGGCGGTCATCAACATGACGTTGACCTCGCCGGCGTGTCCGTTGACCGACATGCTGGAGGACCAGGCCACGACCGCCGTGGTGGACGGGATCGAACAGGTCTCGGCCTTGCGGATCAACTGGGTCTGGTCCCCGCCGTGGGGCCCGCACATGATCAACGCCGACGGGCGCGAGCAGCTGCGTTATCTCGGCTTCAGCGTGTAG
- a CDS encoding lycopene cyclase family protein produces MHIAVIGLGPAGALLAHRAAAIGWTVDGYDPRCEVTPAGGLLLPRWTNTYGVFLDGLPPWTRSVLAFSAVSSSLDVNTPRRRALSGRPYGIIDRDATRGRLTAAGNRLRLHRRRITDLSPEALGVEVVVDCRGVVDRPGDIRQIAYGVVLESPAGLHSPAVFMDWRPACPDEDSAEPPSFLYVQPVEGGTLYEETVLVTRQRTRPMIDLLKQRLAARVPGTVPVSGPSHVITTETVHFPVARRARGWYTGLRDGVAVFGAAGGMTHPATGYSVAESAATVDRMLHLLDRGSLPWQERFSAALAYRLRLFGAELVTMSDGATLQQFFDAFFDLPPRRQTFYLAGQHGGRVAVTMLSLARFPRRVLPFLRPVPRVLWGMAVGRSAS; encoded by the coding sequence ATGCACATCGCCGTCATCGGCCTCGGCCCGGCCGGAGCGCTTCTTGCCCACCGCGCCGCGGCGATCGGCTGGACGGTGGACGGTTACGACCCCCGGTGCGAGGTGACCCCTGCGGGTGGCCTCCTGCTTCCCCGGTGGACCAACACCTATGGGGTTTTCCTGGACGGCCTCCCCCCGTGGACGCGCTCCGTGCTCGCCTTCTCTGCTGTCTCTTCGTCCCTTGACGTGAACACGCCCCGGCGTCGTGCCTTGAGCGGCCGGCCGTACGGAATAATTGACCGGGACGCCACCCGGGGGCGACTGACTGCCGCCGGGAACCGGCTGCGACTGCACCGCCGCAGGATTACTGACCTCAGTCCGGAAGCGCTCGGTGTCGAGGTTGTCGTGGACTGCCGGGGCGTCGTCGACCGTCCCGGGGACATCCGTCAGATCGCGTACGGCGTTGTCCTGGAATCACCGGCTGGCCTGCACTCCCCCGCTGTGTTCATGGACTGGCGTCCCGCCTGCCCGGACGAAGACTCTGCAGAGCCCCCCAGTTTCCTCTATGTACAACCTGTCGAGGGCGGGACGCTGTATGAGGAGACGGTCCTGGTGACCAGGCAGCGAACGCGCCCGATGATCGACCTACTGAAGCAACGGCTCGCCGCCCGCGTCCCCGGAACTGTTCCGGTGTCGGGACCGTCGCATGTCATCACCACCGAGACGGTCCACTTCCCTGTCGCACGCCGCGCACGCGGGTGGTACACGGGACTCCGCGACGGCGTTGCGGTCTTCGGAGCAGCGGGTGGGATGACCCACCCGGCGACCGGCTACTCCGTCGCCGAATCAGCGGCGACCGTCGACCGGATGCTCCACCTTCTCGACCGTGGTTCACTCCCCTGGCAGGAACGGTTCTCGGCTGCACTGGCCTACCGTCTCCGACTGTTCGGTGCGGAACTGGTCACTATGTCCGACGGGGCGACGCTCCAGCAGTTCTTCGATGCCTTTTTCGACCTGCCTCCGCGACGGCAGACCTTCTACCTGGCCGGGCAACACGGTGGACGCGTGGCCGTGACGATGCTGTCGCTGGCCCGGTTTCCCCGGCGGGTCCTGCCGTTCCTTCGCCCGGTGCCCCGGGTGCTGTGGGGCATGGCTGTCGGGCGCTCTGCTTCCTGA